From Argopecten irradians isolate NY chromosome 12, Ai_NY, whole genome shotgun sequence, one genomic window encodes:
- the LOC138336000 gene encoding uncharacterized protein: protein MLRLCAVLLFLNTFIMCMCGPGFVDIDRSKYEDGKTRYEVMNSHSRIPKYGQCWKGAIAVIQDGCKHLTHVMQSRLALSYLNCFLEDQDRLTYPCGEDEPVSSCTKYMSDVDRGSFTTFFTYTQNICYFLESQVWHQETEQTITRLAHSSEDVADRLEESSKLQEAMIGQQNLTLHNQEIILDKATNLSDIISTSSENMHQLYTDFKKSTIEQKILINDMFDKVTKLQTMVLGEFSGFYSMIYYTLSVIMAYLLTSTQRTASARFWLFGIFTIGIIAERLMVSVLNGTSYLHFLDYIPLEKDLEEMVYSNQWLCRKVCGSLALLVLAIFAYRYRDINIINNELLMDIKRQNSELRQYLLNTTPTGNLGIQSQEMNPTDSILSSSSPMAVAADSTGYETDSAVSDCSYFTDTDSVTTGTDCTFQPALTNWEDSESSSFTSVMSSELSKTFEQMTRKPTPDLDLNIDTWARTGYYRHSTPKKDNLDLDSSSIVESVKQRHRSLTPKRVCHCEKVQSTSCSASRYSFRPRARRENDNPVTRTESPRSFSRVVKQLERIAMKNSMLATGYTVKRKSYISDVSDCD from the exons ATGCTTCGACTTTGTgcagttttgttgtttttaaacacttttatcATGTGCATGTGTGGACCAGGATTTGTTGACATAGACAGAAGTAAATATGAAGATGGGAAAACACGTTATGAAGTTATGAACAGCCATTCAAGGATTCCCAAATATGGACAGTGCTGGAAGGGAGCTATAGCAGTCATCCAAGATGGTTGTAAACATTTAACACATGTAATGCAAAGTAGACTAGCTTTGTCCTATTTGAATTGTTTTCTTGAGGACCAAGACCGCTTAACCTATCCGTGTGGTGAAGATGAACCAGTCTCTTCCTGTACCAAATATATGTCGGATGTTGATCGAGGATCTTTTACGACATTTTTTACATACACACAAAACATCTGTTATTTTCTAGAATCTCAAGTTTGGCACCAGGAAACAGAGCAGACGATAACGCGATTGGCACACAGCTCGGAAGATGTGGCAGATCGTCTTGAAGAAAGCAGCAAATTACAAGAAGCGATGATTGGACAGCAAAATTTGACACTGCATAATCAGgaaatcattttagataaagcGACAAATTTGAGTGACATAATATCAACTTCATCGGAAAACATGCATCAACTTTATACAGActttaaaaaatcaacaatcgaacagaaaatattgataaatgatatGTTTGATAAAGTTACCAAGCTACAGACGATGGTTCTTGGGGAATTTTCAGGATTTTATTCCATGATTTATTACACCTTATCTGTAATAATGGCTTACCTATTGACATCAACACAAAGGACAGCAAGTGCCCGGTTTTGGCTATTTGGTATATTTACCATTGGAATAATTGCTGAAAGATTAATGGTTTCCGTCCTTAATGGAACATCGTACTTGCACTTCTTAGACTATATCCCACTGGAGAAAGATCTTGAA GAGATGGTATATAGCAACCAATGGCTTTGCAGAAAAGTATGCGGAAGTTTAGCATTGcttgtacttgcaatatttgcCTATCGTTACCGTGATATCAACATCATTAATAATGAACTCCTTATGGACATCAAAAGACAAAATTCTGAGCTCAGGCAATATCTCCTTAATACTACCCCAACAG GTAACCTGGGTATACAAAGCCAGGAGATGAATCCTACAGATAGTATTTTGTCATCCTCATCTCCAATGGCAGTGGCTGCTGATT CCACTGGATATGAGACAGATTCTGCCGTGAGTGACTGTAGCTACTTTACGGATACAGATTCTGTTACCACAGGAACGGACTGTACTTTCCAGCCAGCACTAACCAACTGGGAAGACTCGGAGAGTTCAAGCTTTACATCCGTCATGTCATCTGAACTTTCCAAAACTTTTGAACAAATGACTCGAAAACCTACCCCTGACTTAGATTTAAATATAGACACATGGGCTAGGACAGGCTACTACAGACATTCGACACCAA AAAAGGATAATTTGGACCTCGACTCATCATCCATTGTAGAGTCTGTGAAACAAAGACACAGATCACTGACTCCCAAACGAGTTTGTCATTGTGAAAAA GTACAGAGCACAAGCTGCTCAGCTTCCAGATATTCCTTCAGACCCCGAGCAAGGCGAGAGAACGATAATCCAGTCACAAGAACAGAGTCTCCGAGATCATTCTCCCGCGTCGTCAAACAACTGGAACGGATAGCCATGAAAAATAGTATGTTAGCAACAGGTTACACTGTGAAAAGAAAAAGTTACATTTCTGACGTGTCGGATTGTGATTAA